The genomic window TATCCAGCGGCTTCTCGGCTCGCTCGAGGTCGTCGTGCTGGCAACGATTCAGCCGGACGGCTCACCGCTCGCGATGCCGGTGTGGTTCTGGCACGATCGCGAGTCGCTCACGATGATCAGCGAAGCCGCTACACAAAAGGTGCGCAATATCCGCCGCGACCCGCGCATCTGTGTCGTCGCCGAGTCGGGGTCGCGGGAGGACGCGCGCGCCGTGATTGTCGGGGGACGGGCGGAATTCGTCGGAGAAACGCCGGCGCGGCAGGCGCTCGTCCGCGGCCTGGTCGACAAGTACAAGCCGAATCTCGGCCGCCGGTGGCGCGGCGACGCGATGCCGGCGGACCGCGTCATGTTCCGGGTCGTTCCAGCTTGGGTACGGACCTACGGGATGTGATGCGCGGGTCGGTCCGCCGCCCAAACCGCCCGTTCCTCCGTCCGATGTTTCAGGCGGCGGCCCTTG from bacterium includes these protein-coding regions:
- a CDS encoding pyridoxamine 5'-phosphate oxidase family protein is translated as MPRRFRDDDIQRLLGSLEVVVLATIQPDGSPLAMPVWFWHDRESLTMISEAATQKVRNIRRDPRICVVAESGSREDARAVIVGGRAEFVGETPARQALVRGLVDKYKPNLGRRWRGDAMPADRVMFRVVPAWVRTYGM